One window of Podarcis raffonei isolate rPodRaf1 chromosome 15, rPodRaf1.pri, whole genome shotgun sequence genomic DNA carries:
- the BACE1 gene encoding beta-secretase 1, which yields MARALLGLLLCLGSGVARGPVQAPVGLRLPLRSAPTQSREPRSADEQDEPRPGSGGGGVFADMLDNLRGKSGQGYYVEMTVGSPPQKLNILVDTGSSNFAVGAAPHPFLRRYYRRQLSGTYRDLRKGVYVPYTQGKWEGELGTDLVTIPHGPNVTVRANIAAITESDKFFINGSNWEGILGLAYAEIARPDDTLEPFFDSLVKQTQVPNLFSLQLCGAGFPPNVSDALASVGGSMIIGGIDPSLYVGSIWYTPIRKEWYYEVIIVRIEINGQDLQMDCKEYNYDKSIVDSGTTNLRLPKKVFEAAVKSIKTASSTEKFPDGFWLGEQLVCWQVGTTPWHIFPVISLYLMGETTNQSFRISILPQQYLRPVEDVATSQDECYKFAISQSSTGTVMGAVIMEGFYVVFDRARKRIGFAVSACHVHDEFRTAAVDGPFLHSNMEDCGYNIPQTDESTLMTIAYVMAAICALFMLPLCLMVSQWRCLRCLRRGHDDFADDISLLK from the exons ATGGCTCGGGcgctgctggggctgctgctgtGCTTGGGCTCCGGGGTGGCGCGAGGCCCCGTCCAGGCGCCCGTCGGGCTCCGGCTGCCCTTGCGGAGCGCGCCGACCCAGTCGCGGGAGCCGCGCTCGGCCGACGAGCAGGACGAGCCTCGCCCCggtagcggcggcggcggcgtcttcGCCGACATGCTGGACAACCTGCGAGGCAAGTCCGGGCAGGGCTACTACGTGGAGATGACGGTGGGGAGCCCCCCGCAGAAG CTGAATATCTTGGTGGACACAGGGAGCAGTAACTTTGCTGTGGGTGCAGCACCTCACCCTTTCCTCAGGCGGTACTACCGGCGCCAGCT CTCTGGTACATACCGGGACTTGCGGAAAGGAGTCTACGTGCCGTACACGCAGGGCAAGTGGGAAGGGGAGCTTGGCACTGACCTGGTGACCATCCCCCACGGCCCAAACGTCACCGTCCGCGCCAACATTGCTGCCATCACTGAGTCGGACAAGTTTTTCATCAACGGGTCCAACTGGGAAGGGATCCTGGGCCTGGCATATGCGGAGATTGCCCGG CCTGATGACACCCTGGAGCCTTTCTTTGACTCGCTGGTGAAGCAAACCCAGGTCCCCAACCTCTTCTCCCTGCAGCTCTGTGGAGCCGGCTTCCCGCCCAACGTCTCGGACGCCCTGGCTTCTGTGGGGGGCAGCATG ATCATTGGAGGCATCGACCCGTCCCTCTACGTGGGCAGCATCTGGTACACCCCGATTCGGAAAGAGTGGTACTACGAGGTCATCATTGTCAGGATAGAGATCAATGGGCAGGACCTGCAGATGGACTGCAAGGAG TACAACTATGACAAGAGCATCGTGGACAGCGGCACCACCAACCTCCGCCTCCCCAAGAAAGTCTTTGAGGCAGCAGTGAAGTCAATAAAGACAGCTTCCTCG ACAGAGAAGTTCCCTGATGGCTTCTGGCTGGGGGAGCAGCTGGTTTGCTGGCAAGTGGGCACCACCCCCTGGCACATCTTCCCGGTCATCTCCCTCTACCTGATGGGCGAGACCACCAACCAGTCTTTCCGGATCAGCATCCTGCCACAG caATATCTGCGGCCTGTCGAGGACGTGGCCACGTCTCAGGATGAATGCTACAAGTTCGCCATCTCCCAGTCGTCCACGGGCACCGTCATGGGCGCTGTCATCATGGAGGGCTTCTACGTGGTCTTTGACCGGGCTCGCAAGCGCATCGGCTTTGCAGTCAGTGCCTGCCATG TGCACGACGAATTCCGCACGGCCGCAGTGGACGGCCCTTTCCTTCACTCCAACATGGAGGACTGTGGCTACAACATCCCCCAGACGGACGAGTCCACGCTGATGACCATCGCCTACGTCATGGCGGCCATCTGCGCCCTCTTCATGCTCCCTCTCTGCCTCATGGTGTCCCAGTGGCGCTGCCTGCGCTGCCTGCGCCGGGGCCACGACGACTTTGCCGACGACATCTCCTTGCTCAAGTGA